The following are from one region of the Caldisericia bacterium genome:
- a CDS encoding DUF763 domain-containing protein produces the protein MRRGYADLPLHGGKAPKWLFSRMVKLAREITLSIVINFGRDEFIKRISDPVWFQSFGCILGFDWHSSGITTTVTGALKEGLKNIEGEIGIFFAGGKGKRGIKTPEDIERWGERGFINFKTANELKRISRLVAKVDSHGLQDGFSIYHHFFIYTKDGKWAVIEQGMKIEGRFARRYHWLSDEVKSFVSDPHKGIVSERKEKPLNLIDSSIESTRKEIVKISKEISLKELGRIKDVKKIKFQKIKFPYHHPIFFEDYNEKRLMNIVAKLKELPLNSFEELLLVKGVGAKTLRALALLSHLIFGSDLSFKDPVSFSFAHGGKDGYPYPVDRKTYDESIEILRTAVEKAKLGYTEKMKVLKKLSHL, from the coding sequence ATGAGAAGAGGTTATGCAGATTTACCTCTTCATGGAGGTAAGGCACCAAAATGGCTTTTCTCTCGTATGGTTAAGCTTGCAAGGGAGATTACCCTTTCAATAGTTATAAACTTTGGTAGAGACGAGTTTATAAAAAGAATTTCTGATCCAGTTTGGTTTCAATCCTTTGGATGCATACTTGGCTTTGATTGGCATTCATCTGGTATTACAACAACAGTTACAGGTGCATTAAAAGAGGGACTTAAAAACATCGAGGGAGAGATTGGTATATTCTTTGCAGGAGGTAAAGGAAAAAGAGGAATAAAGACGCCTGAAGATATAGAGAGATGGGGAGAGAGGGGATTTATAAATTTTAAAACAGCAAATGAACTTAAAAGGATATCAAGACTTGTGGCAAAGGTGGACTCCCATGGACTTCAGGATGGTTTCTCAATATATCATCACTTTTTTATATACACAAAGGATGGGAAATGGGCAGTAATTGAGCAGGGGATGAAAATAGAAGGTAGGTTTGCAAGAAGGTATCACTGGTTATCAGATGAGGTAAAGAGTTTTGTGAGTGATCCTCATAAGGGTATAGTCTCTGAAAGAAAAGAAAAACCATTAAATCTTATCGATTCAAGTATAGAATCCACAAGAAAAGAGATTGTTAAAATATCAAAAGAAATTTCACTAAAGGAGTTGGGTAGGATAAAAGATGTCAAGAAGATAAAATTTCAGAAGATAAAATTTCCATACCATCACCCAATATTCTTTGAAGATTATAATGAAAAAAGACTTATGAATATAGTGGCAAAATTAAAGGAATTACCCCTAAATAGTTTTGAGGAACTTCTACTTGTAAAAGGAGTGGGGGCAAAAACTTTAAGGGCGTTGGCGCTACTTTCACATCTTATATTTGGTTCAGACCTTTCCTTCAAAGACCCTGTGAGTTTTTCCTTTGCCCATGGAGGAAAAGATGGATATCCATATCCTGTGGATAGAAAAACATACGATGAATCAATAGAGATATTAAGAACTGCTGTTGAAAAGGCAAAACTTGGATACACTGAGAAAATGAAAGTTTTAAAAAAACTATCCCATCTTTAG